One segment of Mesoplodon densirostris isolate mMesDen1 chromosome 6, mMesDen1 primary haplotype, whole genome shotgun sequence DNA contains the following:
- the ARHGEF39 gene encoding rho guanine nucleotide exchange factor 39 isoform X3 has translation MEIPGPSTPCPVQEQRARWERKRACTARELLETERRYQEQLGLVATYFVGILRAKGTLRPPERQALFGPWELIYGASQELLPYLEGGRWGQGLEGFCPHLELYTQFAANAERSRTTLQEQLKKNKRFRRFVRLQEGRPEFGGLQLQDLLPLPLQRLQQYENLAIALAENTGPNSPDHEQLTSMFLLLHSSPWRLLLLLFKKLDSDPGPLWNSLSPPLFTQSWAGSGAWNIIPGAARRISDTAQRVHTISQKQKNDQHLQRVQALLSGRQAKGLISGRWFLRQGWLLVVPPRGEPRPRMFFLFSDALLMAKPRPPLHLLQSGTFACQALYPMAECQLHRVFGHSGGPCGGLLSQPEELEASYKFESRIPQG, from the exons ATGGAGATCCCGGGCCCCAGCACACCGTGCCCGGTGCAAGAGCAGCGTGCCCGTTGGGAGCGGAAACGCGCCTGCACTGCCCGGGAGCTGCTGGAGACCGAGCGGCGCTACCAAGAACAGCTCGGGCTGGTGGCCACG TACTTCGTGGGGATTCTGAGAGCCAAGGGCACCCTCCGACCACCAGAGCGCCAGGCCCTGTTTGGGCCCTGGGAGCTCATTTACGGCGCCAGCCA AGAGCTGCTTCCCTACCTCGAAGGAGGGCGCTGGGGACAGGGGCTGGAGGGCTTCTGCCCCCACCTGGAGCTCTACACCCAATTTGCTGCCAACGCTGAGAGGTCCCGGACCACCCTGCAG GAGCaattaaagaagaacaaacgTTTCCGGAGGTTTGTGCGACTTCAGGAAGGTCGCCCTGAGTTTGGGGGCCTTCAGCTCCAGGAcctgctccctctgcctctgcagaggctcCAGCA GTATGAGAATCTTGCCATTGCCTTGGCTGAAAACACAGGTCCCAACAGCCCTGACCATGAACAGCTCACAAGTATGTTCTTGCTCCTCCACAGCAGTCCTTGGAGACTGCTTCTCTT ACTCTTCAAGAAGTTAGACTCTGACCCTGGTCCTCTCTGGAATAGCCTTTCACCACCACTATTCACCCAAAGTTGGGCTGGGAGTGGggcatggaatattattccaggGGCTGCCCGGCGGATAAGTGACACTGCCCAGAGAGTCCACACCATCAGTCAGAAACAGAAGAATGACCAGCACCTCCAGCGTGTCCAGGCTCTGCTCAGTGGACGGCAGGCAAAGGGGCTTATCTCAG GCCGCTGGTTCCTACGCCAGGGTTGGCTGCTGGTGGTGCCTCCCCGAGGGGAGCCTCGGCCCCGAatgttcttcctcttctctgatGCACTCCTCATGGCCAAGCCTCGACCTCCATTGCATCTGCTGCAGAGTGGCACCTTTGCTTGCCAGGCCCTCTACCCCATGGCCGAGTGTCAACTCCACAGGGTCTTTGGCCACTCAGGAGGGCCCTGTGGTGGACTGCTCAGC
- the ARHGEF39 gene encoding rho guanine nucleotide exchange factor 39 isoform X2, whose amino-acid sequence MEIPGPSTPCPVQEQRARWERKRACTARELLETERRYQEQLGLVATYFVGILRAKGTLRPPERQALFGPWELIYGASQELLPYLEGGRWGQGLEGFCPHLELYTQFAANAERSRTTLQEQLKKNKRFRRFVRLQEGRPEFGGLQLQDLLPLPLQRLQQYENLAIALAENTGPNSPDHEQLTSMFLLLHSSPWRLLLLLFKKLDSDPGPLWNSLSPPLFTQSWAGSGAWNIIPGAARRISDTAQRVHTISQKQKNDQHLQRVQALLSGRQAKGLISGRWFLRQGWLLVVPPRGEPRPRMFFLFSDALLMAKPRPPLHLLQSGTFACQALYPMAECQLHRVFGHSGGPCGGLLSLSFPHEKLLLMSTDQEELSHWYHSLTLASSQKN is encoded by the exons ATGGAGATCCCGGGCCCCAGCACACCGTGCCCGGTGCAAGAGCAGCGTGCCCGTTGGGAGCGGAAACGCGCCTGCACTGCCCGGGAGCTGCTGGAGACCGAGCGGCGCTACCAAGAACAGCTCGGGCTGGTGGCCACG TACTTCGTGGGGATTCTGAGAGCCAAGGGCACCCTCCGACCACCAGAGCGCCAGGCCCTGTTTGGGCCCTGGGAGCTCATTTACGGCGCCAGCCA AGAGCTGCTTCCCTACCTCGAAGGAGGGCGCTGGGGACAGGGGCTGGAGGGCTTCTGCCCCCACCTGGAGCTCTACACCCAATTTGCTGCCAACGCTGAGAGGTCCCGGACCACCCTGCAG GAGCaattaaagaagaacaaacgTTTCCGGAGGTTTGTGCGACTTCAGGAAGGTCGCCCTGAGTTTGGGGGCCTTCAGCTCCAGGAcctgctccctctgcctctgcagaggctcCAGCA GTATGAGAATCTTGCCATTGCCTTGGCTGAAAACACAGGTCCCAACAGCCCTGACCATGAACAGCTCACAAGTATGTTCTTGCTCCTCCACAGCAGTCCTTGGAGACTGCTTCTCTT ACTCTTCAAGAAGTTAGACTCTGACCCTGGTCCTCTCTGGAATAGCCTTTCACCACCACTATTCACCCAAAGTTGGGCTGGGAGTGGggcatggaatattattccaggGGCTGCCCGGCGGATAAGTGACACTGCCCAGAGAGTCCACACCATCAGTCAGAAACAGAAGAATGACCAGCACCTCCAGCGTGTCCAGGCTCTGCTCAGTGGACGGCAGGCAAAGGGGCTTATCTCAG GCCGCTGGTTCCTACGCCAGGGTTGGCTGCTGGTGGTGCCTCCCCGAGGGGAGCCTCGGCCCCGAatgttcttcctcttctctgatGCACTCCTCATGGCCAAGCCTCGACCTCCATTGCATCTGCTGCAGAGTGGCACCTTTGCTTGCCAGGCCCTCTACCCCATGGCCGAGTGTCAACTCCACAGGGTCTTTGGCCACTCAGGAGGGCCCTGTGGTGGACTGCTCAGC
- the ARHGEF39 gene encoding rho guanine nucleotide exchange factor 39 isoform X1, whose product MEIPGPSTPCPVQEQRARWERKRACTARELLETERRYQEQLGLVATYFVGILRAKGTLRPPERQALFGPWELIYGASQELLPYLEGGRWGQGLEGFCPHLELYTQFAANAERSRTTLQEQLKKNKRFRRFVRLQEGRPEFGGLQLQDLLPLPLQRLQQYENLAIALAENTGPNSPDHEQLTSMFLLLHSSPWRLLLLLFKKLDSDPGPLWNSLSPPLFTQSWAGSGAWNIIPGAARRISDTAQRVHTISQKQKNDQHLQRVQALLSGRQAKGLISGRWFLRQGWLLVVPPRGEPRPRMFFLFSDALLMAKPRPPLHLLQSGTFACQALYPMAECQLHRVFGHSGGPCGGLLSLSFPHEKLLLMSTDQEELSHWYHSLTLASSSQKN is encoded by the exons ATGGAGATCCCGGGCCCCAGCACACCGTGCCCGGTGCAAGAGCAGCGTGCCCGTTGGGAGCGGAAACGCGCCTGCACTGCCCGGGAGCTGCTGGAGACCGAGCGGCGCTACCAAGAACAGCTCGGGCTGGTGGCCACG TACTTCGTGGGGATTCTGAGAGCCAAGGGCACCCTCCGACCACCAGAGCGCCAGGCCCTGTTTGGGCCCTGGGAGCTCATTTACGGCGCCAGCCA AGAGCTGCTTCCCTACCTCGAAGGAGGGCGCTGGGGACAGGGGCTGGAGGGCTTCTGCCCCCACCTGGAGCTCTACACCCAATTTGCTGCCAACGCTGAGAGGTCCCGGACCACCCTGCAG GAGCaattaaagaagaacaaacgTTTCCGGAGGTTTGTGCGACTTCAGGAAGGTCGCCCTGAGTTTGGGGGCCTTCAGCTCCAGGAcctgctccctctgcctctgcagaggctcCAGCA GTATGAGAATCTTGCCATTGCCTTGGCTGAAAACACAGGTCCCAACAGCCCTGACCATGAACAGCTCACAAGTATGTTCTTGCTCCTCCACAGCAGTCCTTGGAGACTGCTTCTCTT ACTCTTCAAGAAGTTAGACTCTGACCCTGGTCCTCTCTGGAATAGCCTTTCACCACCACTATTCACCCAAAGTTGGGCTGGGAGTGGggcatggaatattattccaggGGCTGCCCGGCGGATAAGTGACACTGCCCAGAGAGTCCACACCATCAGTCAGAAACAGAAGAATGACCAGCACCTCCAGCGTGTCCAGGCTCTGCTCAGTGGACGGCAGGCAAAGGGGCTTATCTCAG GCCGCTGGTTCCTACGCCAGGGTTGGCTGCTGGTGGTGCCTCCCCGAGGGGAGCCTCGGCCCCGAatgttcttcctcttctctgatGCACTCCTCATGGCCAAGCCTCGACCTCCATTGCATCTGCTGCAGAGTGGCACCTTTGCTTGCCAGGCCCTCTACCCCATGGCCGAGTGTCAACTCCACAGGGTCTTTGGCCACTCAGGAGGGCCCTGTGGTGGACTGCTCAGC